One Vespula pensylvanica isolate Volc-1 chromosome 1, ASM1446617v1, whole genome shotgun sequence genomic region harbors:
- the LOC122635591 gene encoding protein 4.1 homolog isoform X7 — MPEEQKSAAVPPEVTAENGTGTNSPTKSPVSKGKMALAKITLLDGTVKDFYIDRKAKGQDLLDTICQSMNLLEKDYFGLVYEDKDDSRNWLDLDKRIVKFVKNEPWKFSFEVKFYPPDPAQLQEDITRYQLCLQIRNDIIKERLPCSFVTHALLGSYLVQSEIGDYDPEEHGRTYLKDFKFAPNQTPELVEKVMDLHKTHKGQSPAEAELHYLENAKKLAMYGVDLHPAKDSEGVDIMLGVCSSGLLVYRDRLRINRFAWPKILKISYKRHNFFIKIRPGEFEQFESTIGFKLANHRAAKKLWKVCVEHHTFFRLMSPEPVKKVGLLPHLGSRFRYSGRTHYETKKTPIDRQPPQFERSLSGRRLTSRSMDALGGPKPVETYGSEPSKRHTMSYEPEMIPDMEHIDQRPSPIKKQKEKLTRKTSAGTTSASSTSSLEGEYDADRTKKKPVGGIAVLPPGGLSKKKKDKQNENEKENHNDLNNSNLINDNALLDNNDEKSPSKKDLKKKEKETPEKKDKEKKEKIKSPVGGFLFGKKEKEKDKEKEKDKEKDKEKEKDKEKEKKKEKEKDKEKEKEKKKEKEKEKEKEKQKQKEKEKEKQKEKEKEKQKEKEKQKEKEKEKSKQKKLKKKDLDDSIEKHDIESDVSTLGKEAEEIREKIGTDKSKDSAMNSDRPGYTKPYDYEETETSSTRKPFTPHGFSYEDRPASPGVRDQQSPTAASRKATGLAFNYAPGEEKKVVESVEKRKTKDIDKLQQAGIKTPGLNYVESAGLKEQQKATTYRLPNQKDSSQGETPDDGRAPHMATTTVTTRTMAMHEGLEKSPKASQAEASNYGKTPYTSASVIARTAALHEDFEKSPNTSQAQVSNDGKTPYTSAYVTARTAALHEDREGNLKASQVETPDDGRAPYMTATAVTTRTATMHEDLEKNQKTSQVEEKTVAYATATSTTRQEQRVVTQEVRTTSHVLSGEQLFSRRLSTSSSSSGDSGTPIDLDDDQQAFYNQYYQGDPANIVVTETHVYTGEPDSNVTTTTTVPLVATETRKVALESEDGNYSATGEIVSSQTISSKTRTVETITYKTERDGVVETRVEQKITIQSDGDPIDHDKALQEAIQEAAATNPDMTVEKIEIQQQMAQ, encoded by the exons ATGCCGGAAGAACAAAAATCTGCCGCAGTACCGCCAGAAGTCACAGCGGAAAATGGCACCGGAACTAATTCGCCGACCAAAAGTCCAGTTAGCAAAGGAAAAATGGCTTTGGCGAAAATTACTTTACTGGATGGCACCgtgaaagatttttatatcgat AGAAAGGCAAAGGGACAGGATCTCCTCGATACGATATGCCAAAGTATGAATTTACTCGAGAAAGATTATTTCGGCCTTGTCTACGAGGACAAGGATGATTCAAGGAACTGGTTAGACCTTGACAAAAGAATTGTCAAATTTGTCAAAA ACGAACCGTGGAAATTCAGTTTCGAGGTGAAGTTCTATCCTCCGGATCCAGCTCAGTTACAAGAAGATATTACGCGTTACCAATTATGCTTACAAATTAGAAATGATATTATCAAAGAGCGTTTACCGTGCTCTTTCGTGACCCACGCTCTTCTGGGATCTTATTTAGTTCAGTCAGAAATTGGAGATTATGATCCAGAAGAACATGGAAGAACGTATTTGAAGGACTTTAAATTTGCTCCCAATCAGACGCCAGAATTAGTGGAAAAAGTTATGGATCTTCACAAAACACATAA AGGTCAATCTCCCGCTGAAGCAGAACTCCACTATTTAGAGAATGCAAAGAAATTAGCGATGTATGGAGTTGATTTACATCCGGCGAAAGATTCAGAAGGCGTTGATATAATGTTAGGTGTCTGTTCATCGGGTCTCCTCGTTTATCGTGATCGCTTAAGGATAAACAGGTTTGCATGGCcgaaaattttaaagatttcttACAAGAGGCATAACTTCTTCATAAAAATACGGCCTGGTGAGTTCGAGCAATTTGAATCCACGATTGGTTTCAAACTTGCGAATCATAGAGCAGCTAAAAAGTTGTGGAAGGTTTGCGTAGAGCATCATACTTTCTTCAG ACTCATGAGTCCGGAGCCTGTAAAGAAAGTCGGATTATTACCACATTTAGGATCTCGTTTCCGATATTCTGGAAGAACGCAttatgaaacgaaaaagactCCTATAGATCGACAACCTCCTCAATTTGAAAGATCTCTAAGTGGTCGACGTCTTACGTCACGTAGCATGGATG cCTTAGGTGGTCCTAAACCAGTTGAAACTTATGGCTCTGAACCAAGTAAACGTCATACTATGAGTTACGAGCCTGAAATGATTCCTGATATGGAACACATTGATCAACGGCCTAGTcctattaaaaaacaaaaggagaag CTCACACGAAAAACAAGTGCTGGAACAACATCTGCCAGCAGTACCAGTAGCCTGGAAGGAGAGTATGATGCGGATCGTACCAAAAag AAACCGGTCGGAGGAATTGCAGTCCTACCGCCCGGTGGTCTttctaagaagaagaaggataaacaaaatgaaaacgagaaggaaaaccATAATGATCTGAAcaattctaatttaattaatgataatgctCTTCTTGATAACAATGATGAGAAATCGCCcagtaaaaaagatttaaagaaaaaggaaaaggaaactccagaaaagaaggacaaagaaaagaaggaaaaaataaag AGTCCTGTTGGTGGTTTCCTCTtcggcaaaaaagaaaaagagaaggataaagaaaaggagaaagataaagaaaaggacaaggaaaaggagaaagataaagaaaaagagaagaaaaaggaaaaggaaaaggataaagaaaaagaaaaggaaaagaagaaagagaaggaaaaggaaaaggagaaagaaaaacaaaaacagaaagaaaaggaaaaagagaaacaaaaagaaaaggagaaggagaaacagaaagaaaaggagaagcaaaaagaaaaagaaaaagaaaaaagtaagcaaaaaaagctaaaaaagaaagatttggaTGACTCGATAGAAAAACATGACATAGAATCAGATGTTTCAACGTTGGGAAAAGAAGCGGAAGAAATACGCGAAAAAATAGGCACGGATAAATCAAAAGATTCTGCTATGAACTCTGATCGTCCTGGTTATACAAAACCGTACGACTATGAAGAAACAGAAACCTCGTCTACGAGGAAACCGTTTACGCCTCATGGTTTCTCTTATGAAGACAGACCAGCATCTCCAGGTGTACGAGATCAACAATCTCCTACTGCAGCTAGTCGTAAAGCAACAGGTTTAGCATTTAATTATGCTCCgggtgaagagaaaaaagtagtaGAATCagtggagaaaagaaaaacgaaagacatAGATAAACTACAACAAGCTGGAATAAAAACTCCTGGGCTCAATTACGTCGAGTCGGCTGGTCTTAAAGAACAACAAAAAGCTACAACTTACAGGCTACCTAATCAAAAAGATTCTTCTCAG GGAGAAACTCCAGATGATGGTAGAGCCCCACATATGGCAACAACGACCGTTACTACGCGCACTATGGCAATGCATGAAGGCCTTGAAAAAAGTCCAAAAGCAAGTCAG GCAGAGGCATCAAACTATGGTAAAACTCCATATACATCAGCATCTGTTATTGCACGTACTGCAGCATTGCATgaagattttgaaaaaagtcCGAATACAAGTCAG GCACAGGTATCAAATGACGGTAAAACCCCTTATACGTCAGCATATGTCACTGCACGCACTGCAGCATTGCATGAAGATCGCGAAGGAAATTTAAAAGCAAGTCAG GTAGAAACACCAGATGATGGTAGAGCCCCATACATGACAGCAACAGCTGTTACTACACGTACTGCAACAATGCATGaagatcttgaaaaaaatcagaaaacaAGTCAG GTAGAGGAAAAGACTGTAGCATACGCGACTGCAACCAGTACAACAAGACAAGAACAAAGAGTAGTAACACAAGAAGTTCGGACTACAAGTCATGTGCTTTCGGGTGAACAG CTGTTCTCACGAAGGCTCAGTACATCTAGTTCAAGCAGTGGAGATTCAGGTACACCAATTGATCTTGATGATGACCAACAAGCTTTCTACAATCAATATTATCAG GGTGATCCTGCAAATATAGTAGTAACTgaaacacacgtatatactGGAGAGCCTGATAGTAATGTAACAACTACTACGACAGTTCCATTAGTTGCAACTGAAACAAGGAAAGTTGCTTTAGAAAGCGAAGATGGGAATTACAGTGCAACAGGTGAAATTGTTAGTTCCCAAACGATATCGAGTAAAACTCGTACTGTCGAAACAATAACA TATAAAACTGAACGGGATGGTGTAGTGGAAACACGcgtagaacaaaaaataacaatacaaTCGGATGGTGATCCGATTGATCATGATAAAGCTTTACAAGAAGCTATTCAGGAAGCTGCTGCAACAAATCCTGATATGACagttgaaaaaatagaaatccaACAGCAAATGGCACAGTAA
- the LOC122635591 gene encoding protein 4.1 homolog isoform X3, with amino-acid sequence MPEEQKSAAVPPEVTAENGTGTNSPTKSPVSKGKMALAKITLLDGTVKDFYIDRKAKGQDLLDTICQSMNLLEKDYFGLVYEDKDDSRNWLDLDKRIVKFVKNEPWKFSFEVKFYPPDPAQLQEDITRYQLCLQIRNDIIKERLPCSFVTHALLGSYLVQSEIGDYDPEEHGRTYLKDFKFAPNQTPELVEKVMDLHKTHKGQSPAEAELHYLENAKKLAMYGVDLHPAKDSEGVDIMLGVCSSGLLVYRDRLRINRFAWPKILKISYKRHNFFIKIRPGEFEQFESTIGFKLANHRAAKKLWKVCVEHHTFFRLMSPEPVKKVGLLPHLGSRFRYSGRTHYETKKTPIDRQPPQFERSLSGRRLTSRSMDALGGPKPVETYGSEPSKRHTMSYEPEMIPDMEHIDQRPSPIKKQKEKLTRKTSAGTTSASSTSSLEGEYDADRTKKKPVGGIAVLPPGGLSKKKKDKQNENEKENHNDLNNSNLINDNALLDNNDEKSPSKKDLKKKEKETPEKKDKEKKEKIKSPVGGFLFGKKEKEKDKEKEKDKEKDKEKEKDKEKEKKKEKEKDKEKEKEKKKEKEKEKEKEKQKQKEKEKEKQKEKEKEKQKEKEKQKEKEKEKSKQKKLKKKDLDDSIEKHDIESDVSTLGKEAEEIREKIGTDKSKDSAMNSDRPGYTKPYDYEETETSSTRKPFTPHGFSYEDRPASPGVRDQQSPTAASRKATGLAFNYAPGEEKKVVESVEKRKTKDIDKLQQAGIKTPGLNYVESAGLKEQQKATTYRLPNQKDSSQGETPDDGRAPHMATTTVTTRTMAMHEGLEKSPKASQAEASNYGKTPYTSASVIARTAALHEDFEKSPNTSQAQVSNDGKTPYTSAYVTARTAALHEDREGNLKASQAEVSKDSKTPYTSASVSARTAVLHEDFEKNLKATQEEASSEGKVPYIASTAGIVRTATMHEDPEKSQTESQAKVPDDSKTPYVTAVTARTAAMFEDSEKSRKANQTEIPDDSRTPYMTAVTARSVTMHEDHDKNQKASQVETPDDGRAPYMTATAVTTRTATMHEDLEKNQKTSQVEEKTVAYATATSTTRQEQRVVTQEVRTTSHVLSGEQGDPANIVVTETHVYTGEPDSNVTTTTTVPLVATETRKVALESEDGNYSATGEIVSSQTISSKTRTVETITYKTERDGVVETRVEQKITIQSDGDPIDHDKALQEAIQEAAATNPDMTVEKIEIQQQMAQ; translated from the exons ATGCCGGAAGAACAAAAATCTGCCGCAGTACCGCCAGAAGTCACAGCGGAAAATGGCACCGGAACTAATTCGCCGACCAAAAGTCCAGTTAGCAAAGGAAAAATGGCTTTGGCGAAAATTACTTTACTGGATGGCACCgtgaaagatttttatatcgat AGAAAGGCAAAGGGACAGGATCTCCTCGATACGATATGCCAAAGTATGAATTTACTCGAGAAAGATTATTTCGGCCTTGTCTACGAGGACAAGGATGATTCAAGGAACTGGTTAGACCTTGACAAAAGAATTGTCAAATTTGTCAAAA ACGAACCGTGGAAATTCAGTTTCGAGGTGAAGTTCTATCCTCCGGATCCAGCTCAGTTACAAGAAGATATTACGCGTTACCAATTATGCTTACAAATTAGAAATGATATTATCAAAGAGCGTTTACCGTGCTCTTTCGTGACCCACGCTCTTCTGGGATCTTATTTAGTTCAGTCAGAAATTGGAGATTATGATCCAGAAGAACATGGAAGAACGTATTTGAAGGACTTTAAATTTGCTCCCAATCAGACGCCAGAATTAGTGGAAAAAGTTATGGATCTTCACAAAACACATAA AGGTCAATCTCCCGCTGAAGCAGAACTCCACTATTTAGAGAATGCAAAGAAATTAGCGATGTATGGAGTTGATTTACATCCGGCGAAAGATTCAGAAGGCGTTGATATAATGTTAGGTGTCTGTTCATCGGGTCTCCTCGTTTATCGTGATCGCTTAAGGATAAACAGGTTTGCATGGCcgaaaattttaaagatttcttACAAGAGGCATAACTTCTTCATAAAAATACGGCCTGGTGAGTTCGAGCAATTTGAATCCACGATTGGTTTCAAACTTGCGAATCATAGAGCAGCTAAAAAGTTGTGGAAGGTTTGCGTAGAGCATCATACTTTCTTCAG ACTCATGAGTCCGGAGCCTGTAAAGAAAGTCGGATTATTACCACATTTAGGATCTCGTTTCCGATATTCTGGAAGAACGCAttatgaaacgaaaaagactCCTATAGATCGACAACCTCCTCAATTTGAAAGATCTCTAAGTGGTCGACGTCTTACGTCACGTAGCATGGATG cCTTAGGTGGTCCTAAACCAGTTGAAACTTATGGCTCTGAACCAAGTAAACGTCATACTATGAGTTACGAGCCTGAAATGATTCCTGATATGGAACACATTGATCAACGGCCTAGTcctattaaaaaacaaaaggagaag CTCACACGAAAAACAAGTGCTGGAACAACATCTGCCAGCAGTACCAGTAGCCTGGAAGGAGAGTATGATGCGGATCGTACCAAAAag AAACCGGTCGGAGGAATTGCAGTCCTACCGCCCGGTGGTCTttctaagaagaagaaggataaacaaaatgaaaacgagaaggaaaaccATAATGATCTGAAcaattctaatttaattaatgataatgctCTTCTTGATAACAATGATGAGAAATCGCCcagtaaaaaagatttaaagaaaaaggaaaaggaaactccagaaaagaaggacaaagaaaagaaggaaaaaataaag AGTCCTGTTGGTGGTTTCCTCTtcggcaaaaaagaaaaagagaaggataaagaaaaggagaaagataaagaaaaggacaaggaaaaggagaaagataaagaaaaagagaagaaaaaggaaaaggaaaaggataaagaaaaagaaaaggaaaagaagaaagagaaggaaaaggaaaaggagaaagaaaaacaaaaacagaaagaaaaggaaaaagagaaacaaaaagaaaaggagaaggagaaacagaaagaaaaggagaagcaaaaagaaaaagaaaaagaaaaaagtaagcaaaaaaagctaaaaaagaaagatttggaTGACTCGATAGAAAAACATGACATAGAATCAGATGTTTCAACGTTGGGAAAAGAAGCGGAAGAAATACGCGAAAAAATAGGCACGGATAAATCAAAAGATTCTGCTATGAACTCTGATCGTCCTGGTTATACAAAACCGTACGACTATGAAGAAACAGAAACCTCGTCTACGAGGAAACCGTTTACGCCTCATGGTTTCTCTTATGAAGACAGACCAGCATCTCCAGGTGTACGAGATCAACAATCTCCTACTGCAGCTAGTCGTAAAGCAACAGGTTTAGCATTTAATTATGCTCCgggtgaagagaaaaaagtagtaGAATCagtggagaaaagaaaaacgaaagacatAGATAAACTACAACAAGCTGGAATAAAAACTCCTGGGCTCAATTACGTCGAGTCGGCTGGTCTTAAAGAACAACAAAAAGCTACAACTTACAGGCTACCTAATCAAAAAGATTCTTCTCAG GGAGAAACTCCAGATGATGGTAGAGCCCCACATATGGCAACAACGACCGTTACTACGCGCACTATGGCAATGCATGAAGGCCTTGAAAAAAGTCCAAAAGCAAGTCAG GCAGAGGCATCAAACTATGGTAAAACTCCATATACATCAGCATCTGTTATTGCACGTACTGCAGCATTGCATgaagattttgaaaaaagtcCGAATACAAGTCAG GCACAGGTATCAAATGACGGTAAAACCCCTTATACGTCAGCATATGTCACTGCACGCACTGCAGCATTGCATGAAGATCGCGAAGGAAATTTAAAAGCAAGTCAG GCAGAGGTATCAAAAGACAGTAAAACCCCTTACACGTCAGCATCTGTTAGTGCACGTACTGCAGTATTGCATGAAGATTTTGAGAAAAATCTAAAAGCAACTCAG GAAGAGGCATCAAGCGAAGGTAAAGTTCCATACATTGCATCAACAGCTGGTATTGTACGTACTGCAACAATGCATGAAGATCCTGAGAAAAGTCAAACAGAAAGTCAG GCAAAAGTGCCAGATGATAGTAAAACTCCCTATGTGACAGCTGTTACTGCACGCACTGCAGCAATGTTTGAAGACTCAGAAAAAAGTCGTAAAGCAAATCAG ACAGAAATACCAGATGATAGTAGAACTCCATACATGACAGCAGTTACTGCACGTAGCGTAACAATGCATGAAGATCATGACAAAAATCAAAAAGCAAGTCAG GTAGAAACACCAGATGATGGTAGAGCCCCATACATGACAGCAACAGCTGTTACTACACGTACTGCAACAATGCATGaagatcttgaaaaaaatcagaaaacaAGTCAG GTAGAGGAAAAGACTGTAGCATACGCGACTGCAACCAGTACAACAAGACAAGAACAAAGAGTAGTAACACAAGAAGTTCGGACTACAAGTCATGTGCTTTCGGGTGAACAG GGTGATCCTGCAAATATAGTAGTAACTgaaacacacgtatatactGGAGAGCCTGATAGTAATGTAACAACTACTACGACAGTTCCATTAGTTGCAACTGAAACAAGGAAAGTTGCTTTAGAAAGCGAAGATGGGAATTACAGTGCAACAGGTGAAATTGTTAGTTCCCAAACGATATCGAGTAAAACTCGTACTGTCGAAACAATAACA TATAAAACTGAACGGGATGGTGTAGTGGAAACACGcgtagaacaaaaaataacaatacaaTCGGATGGTGATCCGATTGATCATGATAAAGCTTTACAAGAAGCTATTCAGGAAGCTGCTGCAACAAATCCTGATATGACagttgaaaaaatagaaatccaACAGCAAATGGCACAGTAA
- the LOC122635591 gene encoding protein 4.1 homolog isoform X10: protein MPEEQKSAAVPPEVTAENGTGTNSPTKSPVSKGKMALAKITLLDGTVKDFYIDRKAKGQDLLDTICQSMNLLEKDYFGLVYEDKDDSRNWLDLDKRIVKFVKNEPWKFSFEVKFYPPDPAQLQEDITRYQLCLQIRNDIIKERLPCSFVTHALLGSYLVQSEIGDYDPEEHGRTYLKDFKFAPNQTPELVEKVMDLHKTHKGQSPAEAELHYLENAKKLAMYGVDLHPAKDSEGVDIMLGVCSSGLLVYRDRLRINRFAWPKILKISYKRHNFFIKIRPGEFEQFESTIGFKLANHRAAKKLWKVCVEHHTFFRLMSPEPVKKVGLLPHLGSRFRYSGRTHYETKKTPIDRQPPQFERSLSGRRLTSRSMDALGGPKPVETYGSEPSKRHTMSYEPEMIPDMEHIDQRPSPIKKQKEKLTRKTSAGTTSASSTSSLEGEYDADRTKKKPVGGIAVLPPGGLSKKKKDKQNENEKENHNDLNNSNLINDNALLDNNDEKSPSKKDLKKKEKETPEKKDKEKKEKIKSPVGGFLFGKKEKEKDKEKEKDKEKDKEKEKDKEKEKKKEKEKDKEKEKEKKKEKEKEKEKEKQKQKEKEKEKQKEKEKEKQKEKEKQKEKEKEKSKQKKLKKKDLDDSIEKHDIESDVSTLGKEAEEIREKIGTDKSKDSAMNSDRPGYTKPYDYEETETSSTRKPFTPHGFSYEDRPASPGVRDQQSPTAASRKATGLAFNYAPGEEKKVVESVEKRKTKDIDKLQQAGIKTPGLNYVESAGLKEQQKATTYRLPNQKDSSQGETPDDGRAPHMATTTVTTRTMAMHEGLEKSPKASQVETPDDGRAPYMTATAVTTRTATMHEDLEKNQKTSQVEEKTVAYATATSTTRQEQRVVTQEVRTTSHVLSGEQLFSRRLSTSSSSSGDSGTPIDLDDDQQAFYNQYYQGDPANIVVTETHVYTGEPDSNVTTTTTVPLVATETRKVALESEDGNYSATGEIVSSQTISSKTRTVETITYKTERDGVVETRVEQKITIQSDGDPIDHDKALQEAIQEAAATNPDMTVEKIEIQQQMAQ from the exons ATGCCGGAAGAACAAAAATCTGCCGCAGTACCGCCAGAAGTCACAGCGGAAAATGGCACCGGAACTAATTCGCCGACCAAAAGTCCAGTTAGCAAAGGAAAAATGGCTTTGGCGAAAATTACTTTACTGGATGGCACCgtgaaagatttttatatcgat AGAAAGGCAAAGGGACAGGATCTCCTCGATACGATATGCCAAAGTATGAATTTACTCGAGAAAGATTATTTCGGCCTTGTCTACGAGGACAAGGATGATTCAAGGAACTGGTTAGACCTTGACAAAAGAATTGTCAAATTTGTCAAAA ACGAACCGTGGAAATTCAGTTTCGAGGTGAAGTTCTATCCTCCGGATCCAGCTCAGTTACAAGAAGATATTACGCGTTACCAATTATGCTTACAAATTAGAAATGATATTATCAAAGAGCGTTTACCGTGCTCTTTCGTGACCCACGCTCTTCTGGGATCTTATTTAGTTCAGTCAGAAATTGGAGATTATGATCCAGAAGAACATGGAAGAACGTATTTGAAGGACTTTAAATTTGCTCCCAATCAGACGCCAGAATTAGTGGAAAAAGTTATGGATCTTCACAAAACACATAA AGGTCAATCTCCCGCTGAAGCAGAACTCCACTATTTAGAGAATGCAAAGAAATTAGCGATGTATGGAGTTGATTTACATCCGGCGAAAGATTCAGAAGGCGTTGATATAATGTTAGGTGTCTGTTCATCGGGTCTCCTCGTTTATCGTGATCGCTTAAGGATAAACAGGTTTGCATGGCcgaaaattttaaagatttcttACAAGAGGCATAACTTCTTCATAAAAATACGGCCTGGTGAGTTCGAGCAATTTGAATCCACGATTGGTTTCAAACTTGCGAATCATAGAGCAGCTAAAAAGTTGTGGAAGGTTTGCGTAGAGCATCATACTTTCTTCAG ACTCATGAGTCCGGAGCCTGTAAAGAAAGTCGGATTATTACCACATTTAGGATCTCGTTTCCGATATTCTGGAAGAACGCAttatgaaacgaaaaagactCCTATAGATCGACAACCTCCTCAATTTGAAAGATCTCTAAGTGGTCGACGTCTTACGTCACGTAGCATGGATG cCTTAGGTGGTCCTAAACCAGTTGAAACTTATGGCTCTGAACCAAGTAAACGTCATACTATGAGTTACGAGCCTGAAATGATTCCTGATATGGAACACATTGATCAACGGCCTAGTcctattaaaaaacaaaaggagaag CTCACACGAAAAACAAGTGCTGGAACAACATCTGCCAGCAGTACCAGTAGCCTGGAAGGAGAGTATGATGCGGATCGTACCAAAAag AAACCGGTCGGAGGAATTGCAGTCCTACCGCCCGGTGGTCTttctaagaagaagaaggataaacaaaatgaaaacgagaaggaaaaccATAATGATCTGAAcaattctaatttaattaatgataatgctCTTCTTGATAACAATGATGAGAAATCGCCcagtaaaaaagatttaaagaaaaaggaaaaggaaactccagaaaagaaggacaaagaaaagaaggaaaaaataaag AGTCCTGTTGGTGGTTTCCTCTtcggcaaaaaagaaaaagagaaggataaagaaaaggagaaagataaagaaaaggacaaggaaaaggagaaagataaagaaaaagagaagaaaaaggaaaaggaaaaggataaagaaaaagaaaaggaaaagaagaaagagaaggaaaaggaaaaggagaaagaaaaacaaaaacagaaagaaaaggaaaaagagaaacaaaaagaaaaggagaaggagaaacagaaagaaaaggagaagcaaaaagaaaaagaaaaagaaaaaagtaagcaaaaaaagctaaaaaagaaagatttggaTGACTCGATAGAAAAACATGACATAGAATCAGATGTTTCAACGTTGGGAAAAGAAGCGGAAGAAATACGCGAAAAAATAGGCACGGATAAATCAAAAGATTCTGCTATGAACTCTGATCGTCCTGGTTATACAAAACCGTACGACTATGAAGAAACAGAAACCTCGTCTACGAGGAAACCGTTTACGCCTCATGGTTTCTCTTATGAAGACAGACCAGCATCTCCAGGTGTACGAGATCAACAATCTCCTACTGCAGCTAGTCGTAAAGCAACAGGTTTAGCATTTAATTATGCTCCgggtgaagagaaaaaagtagtaGAATCagtggagaaaagaaaaacgaaagacatAGATAAACTACAACAAGCTGGAATAAAAACTCCTGGGCTCAATTACGTCGAGTCGGCTGGTCTTAAAGAACAACAAAAAGCTACAACTTACAGGCTACCTAATCAAAAAGATTCTTCTCAG GGAGAAACTCCAGATGATGGTAGAGCCCCACATATGGCAACAACGACCGTTACTACGCGCACTATGGCAATGCATGAAGGCCTTGAAAAAAGTCCAAAAGCAAGTCAG GTAGAAACACCAGATGATGGTAGAGCCCCATACATGACAGCAACAGCTGTTACTACACGTACTGCAACAATGCATGaagatcttgaaaaaaatcagaaaacaAGTCAG GTAGAGGAAAAGACTGTAGCATACGCGACTGCAACCAGTACAACAAGACAAGAACAAAGAGTAGTAACACAAGAAGTTCGGACTACAAGTCATGTGCTTTCGGGTGAACAG CTGTTCTCACGAAGGCTCAGTACATCTAGTTCAAGCAGTGGAGATTCAGGTACACCAATTGATCTTGATGATGACCAACAAGCTTTCTACAATCAATATTATCAG GGTGATCCTGCAAATATAGTAGTAACTgaaacacacgtatatactGGAGAGCCTGATAGTAATGTAACAACTACTACGACAGTTCCATTAGTTGCAACTGAAACAAGGAAAGTTGCTTTAGAAAGCGAAGATGGGAATTACAGTGCAACAGGTGAAATTGTTAGTTCCCAAACGATATCGAGTAAAACTCGTACTGTCGAAACAATAACA TATAAAACTGAACGGGATGGTGTAGTGGAAACACGcgtagaacaaaaaataacaatacaaTCGGATGGTGATCCGATTGATCATGATAAAGCTTTACAAGAAGCTATTCAGGAAGCTGCTGCAACAAATCCTGATATGACagttgaaaaaatagaaatccaACAGCAAATGGCACAGTAA